In a genomic window of Candidatus Tumulicola sp.:
- a CDS encoding DUF3465 domain-containing protein gives MNLVSAYAQQQPARVDFTATVTSAPHFFYGSRSHAMHEALDANTPAGPVEVVDNVSIAPRCPVNVGDRIEVRGEMVHDPGRPPVVHWTHHDPSGRHNGGFIRLRGREYA, from the coding sequence ATGAATTTGGTGAGCGCCTACGCGCAGCAGCAACCCGCGCGGGTCGATTTCACGGCCACGGTGACGTCGGCTCCGCATTTCTTCTACGGGTCGCGATCGCACGCGATGCACGAAGCATTAGACGCTAACACACCGGCCGGGCCGGTCGAGGTCGTCGACAACGTTTCGATCGCGCCTCGCTGTCCGGTGAACGTCGGCGATCGCATCGAGGTGCGCGGCGAGATGGTGCACGATCCCGGCCGCCCGCCGGTGGTGCACTGGACACATCACGACCCGTCCGGCCGTCACAACGGCGGGTTTATTCGCCTTCGCGGACGTGAGTACGCGTAG
- a CDS encoding polysaccharide deacetylase family protein has translation MIRSVLGVTLLATIVFAVYEIAESPSSQLFGRTIVSGPKNERIVALTYDDGPNPPYTDAILTVLEREHVPATFFVVGRAVATYPAVVRRAYLDGDAIGNHTWNHGHLVLYDTAGLQETLQRTDAAIFAATGTRPRIMRPPYGGRDWLVLDEARKLGYTPVMWSVPLPHDWEYPPAATIAGRVLRYVGNGSIIDLHDGNRGIVCGHDGVPAHVCDRSSDVAATRMIVDALKRRGYRFVTIPELLRADAGAATRTHVREGE, from the coding sequence TTGATCCGATCCGTACTCGGTGTAACGTTGTTGGCCACGATCGTCTTCGCAGTGTACGAGATCGCGGAGAGTCCATCGAGCCAGCTATTCGGACGCACGATCGTTTCGGGTCCAAAGAACGAACGGATCGTTGCGCTCACGTACGACGACGGCCCGAACCCGCCATACACGGATGCGATTCTCACCGTGCTGGAACGCGAACACGTCCCCGCGACATTTTTTGTAGTGGGAAGAGCCGTGGCAACGTATCCCGCTGTCGTGCGCCGAGCGTACCTTGACGGCGACGCAATCGGTAATCATACGTGGAATCACGGACATCTCGTGTTATACGACACCGCGGGTTTGCAAGAGACGCTGCAACGAACCGACGCTGCCATTTTTGCCGCGACCGGGACGCGTCCGCGCATCATGCGTCCGCCCTACGGCGGACGCGACTGGCTGGTGCTGGACGAAGCGCGCAAACTCGGATACACGCCTGTCATGTGGTCGGTTCCGCTGCCTCACGACTGGGAGTATCCGCCGGCGGCGACGATCGCCGGTCGTGTGTTGCGCTATGTCGGCAACGGCTCGATCATCGACTTGCACGATGGCAATCGCGGGATCGTTTGCGGGCACGATGGCGTGCCGGCCCATGTTTGCGATCGCAGTAGCGACGTGGCGGCGACCCGGATGATCGTCGACGCGCTCAAGCGTCGCGGCTATCGTTTCGTGACGATTCCGGAACTGCTGCGAGCCGACGCCGGTGCGGCTACGCGTACTCACGTCCGCGAAGGCGAATAA
- a CDS encoding ribonuclease HI family protein, whose product MADEGGYEATLFADGGSRGNPGPAASGSVLIDPAGVQIETVGTFLNVATNNVAEWTALVQGLEAASRLGIRRLAVRLDSELVVKQMSGEYRVKHPDLQPLHRRASQLCRAFERVEIRHVPRKQNALADALVNQVLDAEAARAQEARRASE is encoded by the coding sequence GTGGCTGACGAGGGCGGGTATGAGGCGACGCTGTTCGCTGACGGCGGGTCGCGCGGTAATCCAGGGCCGGCTGCCAGCGGGTCGGTGCTGATCGATCCGGCCGGGGTACAGATCGAAACGGTCGGTACCTTTTTGAACGTCGCCACCAACAACGTCGCCGAGTGGACGGCGCTGGTGCAGGGCTTGGAAGCGGCAAGCCGCTTGGGCATCCGCCGGTTAGCCGTACGCCTGGATTCGGAGCTGGTTGTGAAGCAGATGAGCGGCGAATACCGCGTCAAGCACCCGGATCTACAGCCCCTGCATCGCCGGGCGAGCCAACTTTGTCGCGCCTTCGAGCGCGTTGAAATCCGTCACGTCCCGCGTAAGCAGAATGCTCTGGCGGATGCATTGGTCAACCAAGTTCTCGACGCTGAAGCCGCTCGCGCCCAGGAGGCGCGGCGAGCCTCCGAGTAG
- a CDS encoding zinc-binding alcohol dehydrogenase family protein, with protein MHAAVVTDVTKPPRWLEFADPLPAAKEIVVSVRAAALSPLARGRASGTHYSASGADSFVAGVDGVGITPDGRRVFFAFPRAPFGTMAERAPVSLDNCTLVPDDLDDVTAAALGNPGMSSWVALRERAKFERGESVLINGATGSAGRLAVRIARYLGARAVVVTGRNESQLEALRDLVDEAIPLSLEPAELETRFDQALRTHRVGVILDYLWGTSAERLVAAIARNSGGDAAPRIRFVQIGAASGADIRLPGSALRSSGVEIMGSGLRSVTNKTLIASIGEMLREATGAGLTIDIVTAPLEEVESAWQRDSGSRRLVLVADA; from the coding sequence ATGCATGCAGCTGTCGTTACCGACGTTACCAAACCGCCGCGCTGGTTGGAGTTCGCCGATCCGTTACCGGCGGCAAAGGAAATCGTCGTGTCGGTACGCGCCGCGGCGCTGAGTCCGCTGGCGCGCGGGCGCGCCTCGGGAACGCATTACAGCGCGTCCGGTGCCGATTCGTTCGTGGCCGGCGTCGACGGCGTGGGAATAACGCCCGACGGACGGCGAGTATTTTTCGCGTTTCCGCGTGCACCATTCGGCACGATGGCCGAACGCGCACCCGTTTCGCTGGATAACTGCACGTTGGTGCCCGACGATCTCGACGACGTAACCGCCGCGGCGCTGGGCAATCCGGGCATGTCGTCGTGGGTCGCATTGCGCGAGCGTGCGAAGTTCGAGCGCGGCGAGTCGGTGTTGATCAACGGAGCGACCGGTTCTGCCGGCCGCTTGGCAGTTCGAATCGCGCGCTATTTGGGTGCGCGCGCGGTCGTCGTCACGGGACGGAACGAGTCGCAACTCGAGGCATTGCGCGACCTCGTCGACGAAGCGATTCCGTTGTCGTTGGAGCCGGCCGAGCTCGAAACGCGATTCGACCAAGCGCTACGAACGCATCGCGTCGGCGTTATCTTGGACTATTTGTGGGGCACGTCGGCCGAGCGGCTCGTTGCTGCGATCGCCCGGAACTCCGGGGGAGACGCCGCGCCGCGCATTCGATTCGTGCAAATCGGCGCAGCATCGGGAGCCGATATCCGCTTGCCGGGCAGCGCGTTGCGTTCGTCGGGCGTGGAGATCATGGGAAGCGGCTTGCGCAGCGTCACCAACAAAACGCTGATCGCTTCGATCGGTGAGATGTTGCGCGAAGCAACCGGCGCCGGACTCACCATCGATATTGTCACGGCTCCGCTCGAAGAGGTTGAATCGGCGTGGCAACGGGATTCGGGTTCGCGCCGGCTGGTTCTGGTCGCAGACGCGTAA
- a CDS encoding SIMPL domain-containing protein (The SIMPL domain is named for its presence in mouse protein SIMPL (signalling molecule that associates with mouse pelle-like kinase). Bacterial member BP26, from Brucella, was shown to assemble into a channel-like structure, while YggE from E. coli has been associated with resistance to oxidative stress.), which produces MRLAPALVPQAIRALQGSATLDDATVALQIYPTYAMRSSTNVEANVYTAALDDARAKAQAIATYARVRLGNVRSVDEVAPTLGGTGYIGAGRLAPMPAPRSASVSAPASGVVMLAVTFDAGGVPISVLGTHTGPPPQYNLGDATGVSVEIRARGETLGAAQRRMNAVEDSIRGIVTQYGATAKGVIVTSADANTF; this is translated from the coding sequence GTGCGCTTAGCGCCGGCATTGGTTCCCCAAGCGATACGGGCGTTACAAGGCAGCGCAACGCTCGATGACGCAACGGTGGCGCTGCAGATTTATCCGACATACGCGATGCGAAGCTCTACCAACGTCGAAGCGAACGTCTATACTGCGGCGCTCGACGACGCTCGCGCTAAAGCCCAAGCGATCGCCACTTATGCTCGAGTTAGACTCGGAAACGTGCGAAGCGTCGATGAAGTCGCGCCAACCCTAGGTGGCACCGGCTATATCGGCGCCGGACGACTCGCGCCGATGCCTGCGCCAAGAAGTGCGTCAGTTTCGGCGCCTGCAAGCGGTGTCGTTATGCTAGCAGTAACCTTCGATGCCGGAGGCGTTCCGATTTCGGTTCTCGGCACGCATACTGGGCCTCCGCCGCAGTATAACCTTGGCGACGCCACTGGGGTGTCGGTTGAGATTCGGGCGCGCGGCGAAACCCTTGGCGCCGCTCAGCGCCGTATGAACGCGGTCGAGGACTCAATCCGCGGAATCGTAACGCAATATGGCGCAACGGCGAAAGGCGTCATCGTCACTTCGGCAGACGCTAACACCTTTTGA
- a CDS encoding site-specific integrase, whose product MTTSTIQHYPVPVASADNRATLAHTIDQAQTYAEASHAKNTLRGYGSDLRLFDGWCARRGLRGQPAEPQTVVLYITELAQTLKLATIQHHLAAIAFRHRETGLHSPVAHPMVRRTLRGIARTIGAAKTRKSALTLDALRALLLEIRGDGSKAKRDRAILLLGFAAALRRSEIAELIVGDVTFCTEGLRLRIRRSKTDQIGEGVELAVPSVANRSLCAVRAVREWLDAAGLDCGPLFRAYSLQGAATDHSIDGRDVANLIKKLAARARVAGDFSGHSLRAGFATVAASAKVSLDTIARTTRHKSLAVLMTYVRPAQAFDDVALSTMIA is encoded by the coding sequence TTGACCACCTCTACCATACAGCATTACCCCGTGCCGGTTGCAAGTGCCGACAATCGCGCGACCCTCGCGCACACGATCGACCAGGCGCAGACCTACGCCGAAGCCAGCCACGCGAAAAACACGCTCCGCGGTTATGGGAGCGATCTTCGGCTGTTCGACGGCTGGTGCGCCCGCCGTGGCCTACGCGGGCAGCCGGCGGAGCCGCAAACGGTCGTTCTTTACATCACCGAGCTGGCGCAGACACTAAAACTCGCTACGATTCAGCACCACCTGGCGGCGATCGCTTTCAGACACCGAGAAACCGGCCTACATTCGCCCGTAGCGCATCCAATGGTGCGTCGGACACTTCGCGGCATCGCGCGCACAATAGGGGCAGCAAAGACCCGGAAATCGGCCCTCACGCTCGACGCGCTACGCGCGCTCCTCCTCGAGATCCGCGGCGACGGCTCCAAAGCCAAGCGCGACCGGGCGATTCTTCTTCTCGGCTTCGCGGCTGCGCTCCGACGCTCCGAGATCGCCGAGCTTATCGTTGGCGACGTAACCTTTTGCACTGAAGGACTTCGACTCCGCATCCGCCGGTCGAAAACCGATCAGATCGGCGAAGGCGTCGAACTCGCCGTTCCTAGCGTCGCAAACCGGTCGCTCTGTGCCGTCCGCGCCGTGCGGGAGTGGCTCGACGCCGCGGGACTCGACTGCGGCCCCCTATTTCGCGCGTACAGCCTCCAGGGCGCCGCGACAGACCATTCCATCGACGGCCGCGACGTCGCGAACCTCATCAAGAAACTCGCCGCACGTGCTCGGGTCGCCGGCGATTTCTCGGGACACAGTCTTAGAGCCGGCTTCGCGACGGTTGCAGCATCAGCCAAAGTGTCGCTCGACACGATCGCGCGCACTACACGTCACAAATCATTGGCCGTATTAATGACCTACGTACGACCCGCGCAAGCGTTTGACGACGTCGCTCTCTCGACGATGATCGCTTAA
- a CDS encoding tyrosine-type recombinase/integrase, translating to MRSRRRAKGEGSIVQHKSSGLWTYAIELPAGADGKRKRRFVYAKTKAELMRKITDLRAAGGGSIAPRAIGTVGEWIEKWLEDVRLQRRENTHLAYKNAWTLHAKDRIAGIPLEKFDNDSARDLFSHLAAKKVTQATIQKVGVAMRRAFNVAIKEGRYRRANPFAMVGIPRHTAKEKSVMTPAQARAFVAAAHGNRYEAAWILMLTAGTRLGETFGLEWKDVDLRRRTLTVRQALVEVRGYTQITEPKTKGSRRTIDIGSTAVDALRRRKKDAAKEEHGSSFVFVTPGGTHPRRSNLRRDNLNPIAKKAKVEGVTPHGLRHTSATMSLIAGTSPKTVAARLGHADPQITLGLYSHYVPELGRQAAREIDALLTPPSKAKRSR from the coding sequence ATGAGGAGCCGTCGACGCGCCAAGGGCGAGGGTTCGATCGTCCAGCACAAGAGCTCGGGCCTCTGGACCTACGCCATCGAGTTGCCAGCCGGTGCGGACGGAAAGCGTAAGCGACGCTTCGTCTACGCGAAAACGAAGGCCGAACTCATGCGCAAGATCACGGACCTTCGCGCCGCCGGCGGTGGGTCGATCGCGCCGCGCGCAATTGGGACCGTTGGCGAATGGATTGAGAAATGGCTCGAGGACGTGCGCCTGCAACGCCGCGAGAACACACACCTGGCCTATAAAAATGCGTGGACTCTTCACGCCAAGGACCGCATCGCGGGAATCCCTCTAGAGAAGTTTGACAACGATAGTGCGCGCGATCTGTTTTCGCACTTAGCTGCGAAGAAAGTAACGCAAGCGACAATCCAGAAGGTCGGCGTCGCAATGCGGCGCGCGTTCAACGTCGCGATCAAAGAGGGCCGCTATCGGCGCGCGAACCCGTTCGCGATGGTCGGGATCCCTCGACATACCGCAAAAGAAAAATCCGTAATGACTCCCGCTCAAGCTCGAGCGTTCGTCGCGGCCGCGCACGGTAATCGATACGAGGCCGCCTGGATCCTCATGCTGACCGCGGGAACGCGACTCGGCGAAACGTTCGGCCTCGAGTGGAAAGACGTCGACCTGCGACGACGCACCTTGACCGTTCGGCAGGCACTTGTCGAGGTGCGCGGTTACACGCAAATCACGGAACCCAAGACGAAAGGTTCGCGGCGCACCATCGATATCGGCAGCACAGCGGTCGACGCGTTAAGACGCCGTAAGAAAGATGCCGCCAAGGAAGAGCATGGGTCTTCGTTCGTGTTCGTAACGCCGGGCGGGACGCATCCACGTAGGAGCAACCTGCGGCGCGACAACCTCAATCCGATCGCCAAGAAGGCGAAGGTGGAGGGCGTTACGCCTCACGGACTTCGACATACCAGCGCCACCATGTCGCTCATCGCTGGCACGTCACCAAAAACGGTAGCCGCTCGCCTCGGTCATGCGGATCCGCAGATAACGCTGGGACTTTATTCCCACTACGTGCCCGAGCTCGGGCGCCAGGCTGCACGCGAGATCGATGCTCTCCTTACGCCCCCTTCGAAAGCCAAACGCTCCCGATAG
- a CDS encoding HU family DNA-binding protein has product MTKADLVEAVADRAELRKRQAAQVIDVVLKEIEAALCRGDRVALMPFGSFVVRDRKAREGRNPKTGEKIEISAHRAPAFLAGKALKDSVGRKNVSQKRPTR; this is encoded by the coding sequence ATGACCAAAGCCGACTTAGTCGAGGCTGTGGCGGATCGGGCGGAGCTTCGGAAACGCCAGGCCGCGCAGGTCATCGACGTGGTGCTAAAAGAGATCGAAGCGGCGCTTTGTCGCGGCGATCGCGTCGCATTGATGCCATTTGGGAGTTTTGTCGTACGCGATCGTAAGGCGCGCGAAGGAAGAAATCCTAAGACGGGTGAGAAGATCGAGATCTCAGCGCACAGAGCGCCGGCATTCCTCGCCGGTAAAGCTCTGAAGGATTCGGTCGGCCGCAAGAACGTTTCGCAAAAACGTCCGACGCGGTAG
- the aroQ gene encoding type II 3-dehydroquinate dehydratase — protein sequence MRVLVLHGPNLNLLGVRDPATYGTQTLDEVNQRIRATALELNVTVQCEQYNGEGSIIDALHAARGKYDAIVINPGAYAHYSYAIADALASIGIPAIEVHLSNVAARDEFRQRSVTAAACKGTIAGLGAAGYSVALRALAENEK from the coding sequence ATGCGCGTTTTGGTGCTGCACGGTCCGAACTTGAACTTGCTCGGCGTTCGCGATCCGGCGACGTACGGTACGCAGACGCTCGACGAGGTCAACCAACGGATCCGCGCGACCGCGTTGGAATTGAACGTCACCGTGCAGTGCGAGCAGTATAACGGCGAAGGCAGTATCATCGATGCGTTGCACGCGGCGCGCGGAAAATATGACGCAATCGTGATCAATCCCGGGGCTTACGCGCACTACTCGTATGCGATCGCCGACGCGCTCGCGTCGATCGGCATTCCGGCGATCGAAGTGCATCTGTCGAACGTAGCCGCTCGCGACGAGTTTCGACAAAGGAGCGTCACGGCTGCAGCGTGCAAAGGCACAATTGCCGGCCTGGGTGCCGCGGGCTACTCGGTGGCTCTGCGGGCGCTAGCGGAAAACGAGAAATGA
- the hslO gene encoding Hsp33 family molecular chaperone HslO, giving the protein MPDALLSATATGSGIAVSAVVTTDLVREIRARHDLSPTIAAALGRLTTGAVLFGASLKGSERISLQISGNGPAGAITAESWLLDAGAVIGARGYARNPLAELPVDQRGKFAVGSVVGNGVLQVTKSYEVGQPYVGVVPLQTGEIAEDLAYYLANSEQIPSIVALGVLADPTGIVAAGGILAQALPGAPDDALERIERRALAMPSVTTLVRENPTAEHLLHALLGDVDLRAHREMPVRFDCRCTREKVETALTGLGADGLRRLREERDSAEATCEFCGRRYELSGAELDALAERVERAKS; this is encoded by the coding sequence ATGCCCGACGCACTCCTCAGCGCGACCGCGACTGGCAGCGGCATCGCGGTCAGCGCCGTCGTCACGACCGACCTGGTTCGCGAAATCCGTGCTCGGCACGACCTCTCCCCCACGATCGCTGCGGCCCTAGGGCGGCTTACGACCGGCGCGGTGCTGTTTGGAGCAAGCCTCAAAGGCAGCGAGCGCATCTCGCTGCAGATTTCGGGGAACGGGCCGGCCGGTGCGATCACCGCCGAGTCGTGGTTACTCGACGCGGGAGCCGTCATCGGCGCGCGTGGATACGCGCGCAATCCGTTGGCCGAACTTCCCGTCGACCAGCGCGGCAAATTCGCGGTAGGAAGCGTCGTGGGCAACGGCGTGCTTCAAGTGACGAAGTCCTACGAAGTCGGACAGCCCTACGTCGGTGTCGTGCCGCTACAGACCGGTGAGATCGCCGAAGATCTCGCGTATTATCTTGCGAACTCGGAACAAATACCGAGCATCGTCGCGCTGGGCGTCCTGGCCGATCCGACCGGCATCGTGGCCGCCGGCGGCATTCTCGCACAGGCGTTGCCCGGCGCGCCCGACGACGCGCTCGAACGCATCGAGCGTCGAGCGCTCGCGATGCCGTCCGTCACGACGCTCGTTCGAGAAAACCCAACTGCCGAACATCTGCTGCACGCGCTGCTGGGCGATGTCGATCTTCGCGCCCACCGCGAAATGCCGGTGCGATTTGATTGTCGCTGCACGCGCGAAAAAGTGGAAACCGCACTGACCGGTTTGGGCGCCGACGGTCTGCGACGTCTGCGGGAAGAGCGCGACAGCGCCGAGGCGACCTGCGAATTCTGCGGGCGGCGCTACGAGCTAAGCGGCGCCGAACTCGATGCGCTCGCCGAACGCGTCGAGCGAGCGAAGTCCTAA
- the tyrS gene encoding tyrosine--tRNA ligase, whose translation MTRDARFDDVDYLLDGFETVETVNDFRERLRSGRPLNVKLGIDPTSPDLHLGFMVVLSKLQRFAEAGHRVTWIIGDFTARIGDPSGKNATRPQLTPEAIDANMNTYRRQAEKVLDLERISVRYNSEWLDKLDLADLIKLLSKTTVAQMLERNDFSNRYRGGAAISLHEFLYPVAQAYDSIAVESDVELGGSDQLFNLLLGRHYQREYGQQPQICATVPLLVGLDGEKKMSKSLGNYVGIDEAPEQQFGKLMSIADSLVPTYARLAAFRSQAECDRMAADISGGSVNPMVVKKDVAESIVARYHGAAAGSAAREHFERTVQRKELPQTELAEYEVPHGTRIGDVLVRAGLAESKRAAERLISGNGVKIDGIVVNDPRGVWTADSAVLSVGSRKFVRVRAQKE comes from the coding sequence ATGACGCGCGACGCACGATTCGACGACGTCGACTATTTGCTCGACGGCTTCGAAACGGTCGAAACGGTGAACGACTTTCGCGAGCGGTTGCGCTCGGGACGGCCGCTCAACGTCAAACTCGGCATCGATCCGACCAGCCCCGATCTGCATCTGGGCTTCATGGTCGTGCTTTCCAAACTGCAACGTTTCGCGGAAGCAGGCCATCGCGTAACGTGGATTATCGGCGATTTCACCGCGCGCATCGGCGATCCGAGCGGGAAGAACGCGACCCGCCCACAGTTGACGCCCGAAGCGATCGACGCCAATATGAACACCTACCGCCGTCAAGCCGAAAAAGTACTAGATTTGGAGCGCATCTCCGTGCGCTACAACTCCGAATGGCTCGACAAGTTGGATCTCGCCGATTTGATCAAACTCTTGTCCAAGACGACGGTCGCGCAAATGTTGGAACGCAACGATTTCTCCAATCGGTACCGCGGCGGCGCCGCGATCTCGTTGCACGAATTTTTATATCCGGTCGCACAAGCGTACGACTCGATTGCGGTCGAATCCGACGTCGAGCTGGGTGGCAGCGATCAGCTGTTCAATCTGTTGTTAGGGCGTCACTATCAGCGCGAATACGGTCAACAGCCGCAAATTTGTGCGACCGTTCCATTGCTGGTCGGCTTGGATGGCGAGAAGAAGATGAGCAAGAGCTTGGGCAACTACGTCGGGATCGACGAAGCGCCCGAGCAACAGTTCGGGAAGCTGATGAGCATCGCCGATTCGCTGGTGCCGACGTACGCACGTCTGGCTGCGTTTCGTTCGCAGGCCGAATGCGATCGCATGGCCGCCGATATTTCCGGCGGTTCGGTCAACCCGATGGTCGTGAAAAAAGACGTGGCCGAAAGCATCGTTGCGCGCTATCACGGCGCGGCCGCGGGGAGCGCGGCGCGGGAGCATTTCGAGCGGACGGTGCAGCGCAAGGAGTTGCCGCAAACGGAACTCGCCGAATACGAGGTGCCGCACGGAACGCGGATCGGCGACGTGCTGGTACGCGCCGGCTTGGCCGAGAGCAAGCGTGCGGCCGAGCGACTAATCTCCGGGAACGGCGTGAAGATCGATGGTATAGTCGTCAACGATCCGCGAGGGGTGTGGACGGCCGATTCGGCGGTCCTCTCCGTCGGTTCGCGAAAGTTCGTGCGCGTACGCGCGCAGAAAGAATAG